One Papaver somniferum cultivar HN1 chromosome 10, ASM357369v1, whole genome shotgun sequence genomic window carries:
- the LOC113316703 gene encoding LOB domain-containing protein 24-like, which translates to MVMENLHPDITAQILSRVPQKSVSSCKRRKRFKFTRSRQGCAACKHQRKKCPPTFPLAPYFPRDKLSDFLNVREVFGVRNFLRLLEKANPRQHEAARTLIREADVRNKYPAVGMCGVIERLYRQLKGVTAERDLLREREILIARESTLEDLNIKFVAEKLVFPGELIRTFATVVLAFVPIGLLRSLYIRKTFR; encoded by the exons ATGGTCATGGAGAACCTTCATCCAGATATTACTGCACAGATTCTTTCCAGGGTGCCCCAGAAATCTGTTTCGAGCTGCAAACGA AGAAAGAGATTCAAGTTTACAAGATCACGTCAAGGTTGTGCAGCGTGTAAGCATCAGAGAAAAAAATGTCCACCAACATTTCCCTTAGCTCCATATTTTCCTAGAGATAAATTGAGTGATTTCCTGAATGTTCGTGAGGTTTTCGGCGTCCGTAATTTCTTGAGGCTATTGGAGAAGGCTAACCCTAGGCAGCATGAAGCAGCTCGAACCTTAATCAGAGAAGCTGATGTTAGAAACAAATACCCTGCTGTAGGGATGTGTGGGGTTATCGAAAGACTTTATAGGCAATTGAAAGGTGTTACTGCTGAACGGGATTTATTAAGGGAACGGGAAATATTAATAGCACGAGAAAGTACCTTAGAAGATCTAAACATTAAATTCGTTGCGGAAAAATTAGTCTTCCCCGGAGAG CTGATCAGAACCTTTGCTACTGTTGTACTTGCTTTCGTTCCTATTGGACTTCTAAGATCGTTGTATATCCGTAAAACTTTCCGGTGA